The DNA window CCGCAAGACCTCGCCGGCGGAGCCTCCCCCACCGGCCCAGGGGGCCACCGTCGACGCGCGCGTGCCGACGTCGACCTCACCTCCGCTTCCGTCGAGCGCCCCTTCGTCCCTTCCGCAGGGGGATCCGGCCGCCGAAGGGCTCGACCCGACCCGGCTCGCCGACCTCGTCGCGCGTGCAGAGGCCACCTCGTCCGACGCCCTGGTGATCCTCAGGAACGGCAAGCTCGTCGGCGCGTGGACCTTCGGCGAGCCCCGGAGCCCGATCGAGCTGATGTCGGTCACGAAGTCGATCGTCAGCCTCGCCATCGGGCTGTTGATCGACGAAGGCAAGATCGCGTCGGTCGATGCCCCCGTTCATCACTTCTTTCCCGAGTGGAACCAGGGACAAAAGAAGGACATCACCGTGCGTCACCTCCTCGAGCACACCTCGGGGCTCCAGCACGAACCGTCGACGAACGTCATCTACGCGAGCCCCGATTTCGTGCGGCAAGCGCTCGCAGCGGAGCTGACCCACCCTCCCGGGACGCGCTGGTCGTACAACAACAAGGCCGTGAACCTCCTCGCAGGCGTCGTGCACGTCGCCTCTGGCGAGAAGCTGGATGACTACCTGAAGCGGAAGCTCTTCCTGCCGCTCGGCATCCAGGAGTCCTCCTGGGAGCGGGACAGGGCAGGGAACCCGCATGGCATGTCGGGGCTGGGCTTGCACGCGGTCGATCTGGCGCGCATCGGACAGCTCCTGCTCGACGGCGGCGTGTGGAACGGAAAGCGCGTGCTCAGCGAGGGATGGATCGACACCTCGACGGCGTGGGCGAGGGAGCGCGGCGAGAGCGGCATGCTCTGGTGGCCCGTCCTCGACTGGATGAAGTTCTCCATCGACGGCGAGCTCGTCGCGCAGTGGCGCAAGGCGAAGATCGACGGCGCCTTGCTCCGCAAGCTGATCCCGCTCCAGGACCGCACCTTCGACTCCCGGCGCGCGTTCGAGGAAGCCCTCTCCGGCGCGCTGGGACCGGAGGGAGTCTCTGCCTTGCAGGCCTCCACGAGCAAGGCCGGGCTGCGCACGAAGAAGGTCCAGCTCGGGCCGACGATCGGCTACGCCGGCGATGGCTGGCTGGGCCAGTTCCTGGTCGTCTTGCCCGCAGCGAAGCTCGTGGCGGTGCGCCAGCGCCGGTATCCGGCCAGCGAGGCCGAAGTGAACGACCCGGACCGGAGGTTCCCGGACTTCATCGAGAAGGTCCGCGCCCTTCCGCGTTGAGCCGCATCCACGCCGGACGCCACACGACGTATACAGGGGGCCATGACCGAACGCGCGGACACGCCCGCGGCTTCTCCTGCTCCGGCATCCGCCACCGCAGACGAATACGCCTGGCTCGTCGGCTTCGAGGGTGACTGGCGCGACACCTGGTGGAACCGCGACTTCCTCGACCTCATGGCGCGCCGCCTCGACCTCGGCGCCGTCCACGCCGCGCTCGATGTCGGCTGCGGCGTGGGCCACTGGGGGCGCACCCTCCTGCCCTTTCTCCACCCCGAGGCGACGCTCGTCGGCATCGACCAGGAGGCCAGCTTCGTCACGCAGGCCAGCGCGCAAGCCGAGGCCCACGCCCTCGCGTCACGCACCTCGTACCGTGTGGCCCAGGCCGAGGCCTTGCCGCTCCCTGACGCCAGCGTCGATTTCGCCACCTGCCAGACCGTCCTCATGCACGTGGCCGACCCCCTGCGCGTCATCCGCGAGATGCGCCGTGTCCTTCGGCCAGGCGGGCGGCTGCTCGTGGTGGAGCCCAACAACTTCGCGGAGAAGGCGGCCATGCTCGTCGCGGCGCCCGGCCTCTCGCGCGCCGAGCGCCTCGCGCTGCTCACCCTCGAGGCCACCTGCGAAGATGGCAAGCGTGCCCTGGGGCGCGGCGACAGCTCCGTGGGCGAACACCTCCCGACGCTCTTCCAGGAAGCGGGGCTCGTCGGCATCCAGGTCCATCAATCGGACAAGTGCGCCGCGCTGCTCCCCCCCTACGAGGCCCCCGAGCAGCGCGAGGAGCTGCGCCAGATGCTCACCTGGATCGACGGCGGCGTCTGGCTCGGCGCAGGTGGCACCCGCGACGAGACGCAGGCGCTGTTTCTCGCTGGCGGCGGAGACCCCGCCGACTTCGACGCGCTGTGGACCCTCGCTCTCCGCGAGGCCCAGGCCTTCCGCGAGGCGGCGATCGCGCGCACCCTGAGCGGAGCGCGCGGCATCACCTGTTACCTCGTCTCGGGGAGAGCCCCCTGATGCGTCGCCCCGTGCACCTCACCCTCGCGCTCCCACTCCTCACCCTCCTCCTTCCAGCCTGCATGCCAGGCCCCATCCTCCCCTTGCCCCACGACCCGCCCG is part of the Chondromyces crocatus genome and encodes:
- a CDS encoding serine hydrolase domain-containing protein translates to MNAPATRRRAFSSTRLGASNTRLGAAIMRLGAAVVLLAACAAPPVASRKTSPAEPPPPAQGATVDARVPTSTSPPLPSSAPSSLPQGDPAAEGLDPTRLADLVARAEATSSDALVILRNGKLVGAWTFGEPRSPIELMSVTKSIVSLAIGLLIDEGKIASVDAPVHHFFPEWNQGQKKDITVRHLLEHTSGLQHEPSTNVIYASPDFVRQALAAELTHPPGTRWSYNNKAVNLLAGVVHVASGEKLDDYLKRKLFLPLGIQESSWERDRAGNPHGMSGLGLHAVDLARIGQLLLDGGVWNGKRVLSEGWIDTSTAWARERGESGMLWWPVLDWMKFSIDGELVAQWRKAKIDGALLRKLIPLQDRTFDSRRAFEEALSGALGPEGVSALQASTSKAGLRTKKVQLGPTIGYAGDGWLGQFLVVLPAAKLVAVRQRRYPASEAEVNDPDRRFPDFIEKVRALPR
- a CDS encoding class I SAM-dependent methyltransferase produces the protein MTERADTPAASPAPASATADEYAWLVGFEGDWRDTWWNRDFLDLMARRLDLGAVHAALDVGCGVGHWGRTLLPFLHPEATLVGIDQEASFVTQASAQAEAHALASRTSYRVAQAEALPLPDASVDFATCQTVLMHVADPLRVIREMRRVLRPGGRLLVVEPNNFAEKAAMLVAAPGLSRAERLALLTLEATCEDGKRALGRGDSSVGEHLPTLFQEAGLVGIQVHQSDKCAALLPPYEAPEQREELRQMLTWIDGGVWLGAGGTRDETQALFLAGGGDPADFDALWTLALREAQAFREAAIARTLSGARGITCYLVSGRAP